In the genome of Anomalospiza imberbis isolate Cuckoo-Finch-1a 21T00152 chromosome 11, ASM3175350v1, whole genome shotgun sequence, one region contains:
- the KLHDC8B gene encoding kelch domain-containing protein 8B isoform X2: MVPSRPGGRGPDQWLAGPDGRHGRARARGPPRRLSWPMAAGAGAFAWATFPAMPTRRVYCSAAHRDGQLFVLGGCGGGGRALGTAEVLDLQAQRWTTLPPLPTPRAGAAVLALGKQILVVGGVDAAQSPLASVEVYHVDEGKWEKKAALAQPSMGISAVQRDGVVYALGGMGVDTSPQALVRVYEPAKDHWQPLPSMPTPCYGASAFLQGNKIFVLGGRQGKLPVTAFEAFDLETRSWTRYPSVPSRRAFAACAMADGVVFSLGGLQQPGPHNFYSRPHFVNTVEMFDPAQGVWRKPSRTIRMKEKRADFVAGCLGGRVVAVGGLGNQSCPLDSVEGFSLSQKKWEPLPPMPTGRCSCSSCPTPSLLFIIGGVAQGPSGAVEALCLRDVP, from the exons ATGGTTCCTTCCCGGCCAG GAGGCCGTGGGCCGGACCAGTGGCTAGCCGGGCCGGATGGGCGGCACGGCAGGGCCAGAGCCCGGGGACCCCCGAGGCGGCTGAGCTGGCCCAtggcggcgggcgcgggcgccTTCGCGTGGGCCACCTTCCCCGCCATGCCCACGCGGCGCGTGTACTGCAGCGCCGCGCACCGCGACGGGCAGCTCTTCGTGCTGGGCGGctgcgggggcggcgggcgagccCTGGGAACTGCTGAGGTGCTCGACCTCCAAGCCCAGCGCTGGACCACGCTCCCACCGCTGCCCACGCCGCGGGCTGGCGCTGCCGTCCTCGCCCTGGGCAAGCAGATCTTGGTGGTGGGCGGTGTGGATGCGGCACAGAGCCCCCTCGCCTCCGTTGAGGTCTACCACGTGGATGAGGGCAAATGGGAGAAGAAGGCGGCATTGGCTCAGCCCTCTATGGGCATCTCAGCTGTGCAGAGAG ATGGGGTTGTCTACGCACTGGGGGGAATGGGTGTGGACACCTCTCCCCAGGCACTGGTCCGTGTCTATGAGCCAGCAAAAGACCACTGGCAGCCCCTACCCTCCATGCCCACACCGTGTTATGGGGCCTCTGCCTTCCTGCAGGGAAACAAGATCTTCGTCCTGG GAGGTCGGCAAGGCAAGCTGCCTGTCACCGCCTTCGAGGCTTTTGACCTGGAGACAAGGAGCTGGACACGCTACCCCAGCGTGCCCAGCCGCCGCGCCTTCGCCGCCTGTGCCATGGCTGATGGGGTTGTCTTCAGCTTGGgtgggctgcagcagccagggcctCACAACTTCTATTCCCGTCCCCATTTTGTCAACACCGTGGAGATGTTTGATCCTGCACAGG GTGTGTGGAGAAAGCCAAGCCGCACCATCCGTATGAAAGAGAAGAGAGCCGACTTCGTGGCTGGATGCCTGGGAGGAAGAGTGGTGGCTGTGGGTGGCCTTG GGAACCAGTCCTGCCCACTGGACTCAGTGGAAGGGTTCAGCCTCTCGCAGAAAAAATGGGAGCCGCTGCCCCCCATGCCCACTGGccgctgctcctgctccagctgcccaaCCCCCAGCCTGCTCTTCATCATCGGTGGTGTGGCCCAGGGTCCCAGTGGTGCTGTCGAGGCTCTGTGCCTGCGTGATGTGCCATGA
- the KLHDC8B gene encoding kelch domain-containing protein 8B isoform X3: MAAGAGAFAWATFPAMPTRRVYCSAAHRDGQLFVLGGCGGGGRALGTAEVLDLQAQRWTTLPPLPTPRAGAAVLALGKQILVVGGVDAAQSPLASVEVYHVDEGKWEKKAALAQPSMGISAVQRDGVVYALGGMGVDTSPQALVRVYEPAKDHWQPLPSMPTPCYGASAFLQGNKIFVLGGRQGKLPVTAFEAFDLETRSWTRYPSVPSRRAFAACAMADGVVFSLGGLQQPGPHNFYSRPHFVNTVEMFDPAQGVWRKPSRTIRMKEKRADFVAGCLGGRVVAVGGLGNAGGNQSCPLDSVEGFSLSQKKWEPLPPMPTGRCSCSSCPTPSLLFIIGGVAQGPSGAVEALCLRDVP, translated from the exons AtggcggcgggcgcgggcgccTTCGCGTGGGCCACCTTCCCCGCCATGCCCACGCGGCGCGTGTACTGCAGCGCCGCGCACCGCGACGGGCAGCTCTTCGTGCTGGGCGGctgcgggggcggcgggcgagccCTGGGAACTGCTGAGGTGCTCGACCTCCAAGCCCAGCGCTGGACCACGCTCCCACCGCTGCCCACGCCGCGGGCTGGCGCTGCCGTCCTCGCCCTGGGCAAGCAGATCTTGGTGGTGGGCGGTGTGGATGCGGCACAGAGCCCCCTCGCCTCCGTTGAGGTCTACCACGTGGATGAGGGCAAATGGGAGAAGAAGGCGGCATTGGCTCAGCCCTCTATGGGCATCTCAGCTGTGCAGAGAG ATGGGGTTGTCTACGCACTGGGGGGAATGGGTGTGGACACCTCTCCCCAGGCACTGGTCCGTGTCTATGAGCCAGCAAAAGACCACTGGCAGCCCCTACCCTCCATGCCCACACCGTGTTATGGGGCCTCTGCCTTCCTGCAGGGAAACAAGATCTTCGTCCTGG GAGGTCGGCAAGGCAAGCTGCCTGTCACCGCCTTCGAGGCTTTTGACCTGGAGACAAGGAGCTGGACACGCTACCCCAGCGTGCCCAGCCGCCGCGCCTTCGCCGCCTGTGCCATGGCTGATGGGGTTGTCTTCAGCTTGGgtgggctgcagcagccagggcctCACAACTTCTATTCCCGTCCCCATTTTGTCAACACCGTGGAGATGTTTGATCCTGCACAGG GTGTGTGGAGAAAGCCAAGCCGCACCATCCGTATGAAAGAGAAGAGAGCCGACTTCGTGGCTGGATGCCTGGGAGGAAGAGTGGTGGCTGTGGGTGGCCTTGGTAATGCTGGGG GGAACCAGTCCTGCCCACTGGACTCAGTGGAAGGGTTCAGCCTCTCGCAGAAAAAATGGGAGCCGCTGCCCCCCATGCCCACTGGccgctgctcctgctccagctgcccaaCCCCCAGCCTGCTCTTCATCATCGGTGGTGTGGCCCAGGGTCCCAGTGGTGCTGTCGAGGCTCTGTGCCTGCGTGATGTGCCATGA
- the KLHDC8B gene encoding kelch domain-containing protein 8B isoform X1 — protein MVPSRPGGRGPDQWLAGPDGRHGRARARGPPRRLSWPMAAGAGAFAWATFPAMPTRRVYCSAAHRDGQLFVLGGCGGGGRALGTAEVLDLQAQRWTTLPPLPTPRAGAAVLALGKQILVVGGVDAAQSPLASVEVYHVDEGKWEKKAALAQPSMGISAVQRDGVVYALGGMGVDTSPQALVRVYEPAKDHWQPLPSMPTPCYGASAFLQGNKIFVLGGRQGKLPVTAFEAFDLETRSWTRYPSVPSRRAFAACAMADGVVFSLGGLQQPGPHNFYSRPHFVNTVEMFDPAQGVWRKPSRTIRMKEKRADFVAGCLGGRVVAVGGLGNAGGNQSCPLDSVEGFSLSQKKWEPLPPMPTGRCSCSSCPTPSLLFIIGGVAQGPSGAVEALCLRDVP, from the exons ATGGTTCCTTCCCGGCCAG GAGGCCGTGGGCCGGACCAGTGGCTAGCCGGGCCGGATGGGCGGCACGGCAGGGCCAGAGCCCGGGGACCCCCGAGGCGGCTGAGCTGGCCCAtggcggcgggcgcgggcgccTTCGCGTGGGCCACCTTCCCCGCCATGCCCACGCGGCGCGTGTACTGCAGCGCCGCGCACCGCGACGGGCAGCTCTTCGTGCTGGGCGGctgcgggggcggcgggcgagccCTGGGAACTGCTGAGGTGCTCGACCTCCAAGCCCAGCGCTGGACCACGCTCCCACCGCTGCCCACGCCGCGGGCTGGCGCTGCCGTCCTCGCCCTGGGCAAGCAGATCTTGGTGGTGGGCGGTGTGGATGCGGCACAGAGCCCCCTCGCCTCCGTTGAGGTCTACCACGTGGATGAGGGCAAATGGGAGAAGAAGGCGGCATTGGCTCAGCCCTCTATGGGCATCTCAGCTGTGCAGAGAG ATGGGGTTGTCTACGCACTGGGGGGAATGGGTGTGGACACCTCTCCCCAGGCACTGGTCCGTGTCTATGAGCCAGCAAAAGACCACTGGCAGCCCCTACCCTCCATGCCCACACCGTGTTATGGGGCCTCTGCCTTCCTGCAGGGAAACAAGATCTTCGTCCTGG GAGGTCGGCAAGGCAAGCTGCCTGTCACCGCCTTCGAGGCTTTTGACCTGGAGACAAGGAGCTGGACACGCTACCCCAGCGTGCCCAGCCGCCGCGCCTTCGCCGCCTGTGCCATGGCTGATGGGGTTGTCTTCAGCTTGGgtgggctgcagcagccagggcctCACAACTTCTATTCCCGTCCCCATTTTGTCAACACCGTGGAGATGTTTGATCCTGCACAGG GTGTGTGGAGAAAGCCAAGCCGCACCATCCGTATGAAAGAGAAGAGAGCCGACTTCGTGGCTGGATGCCTGGGAGGAAGAGTGGTGGCTGTGGGTGGCCTTGGTAATGCTGGGG GGAACCAGTCCTGCCCACTGGACTCAGTGGAAGGGTTCAGCCTCTCGCAGAAAAAATGGGAGCCGCTGCCCCCCATGCCCACTGGccgctgctcctgctccagctgcccaaCCCCCAGCCTGCTCTTCATCATCGGTGGTGTGGCCCAGGGTCCCAGTGGTGCTGTCGAGGCTCTGTGCCTGCGTGATGTGCCATGA
- the LOC137480783 gene encoding uncharacterized protein isoform X3, producing MSGGAGRRRRLVLHVDLNNTVVVADTVTGQAPRAALNTFLSTVTWGRAGAAGEWEWVSDRPSLRPPCPGALSYYSRHGRDPAFTEAGPGRRFRDLHARHLRLLEWPGRPHDALSVPGEPGKRYHLILPSFFRLLDTLHRDGRAFAVVFRTFGTDLPRALQAVSSALDGQHPQFPALRDVALPVDLTPGQIRCSKREVVLTRGAERLATREDRRKLYNYFSSFEGIGGFQDHFDWWARNQFSSQGGKPLWIDPHDPDIHHIFIDDNIRLDDGDTIVHPQVFWEQGISSPRSVPTSALYNICLVQTNLLEAIADEDYFLRCVRRCEENYDHYLACMEKDNPSQQWDGH from the exons atgagcggcggggccgggcgacGGCGGCGCCTGGTTCTGCACGTGGACCTCAACAACACGGTGGTGGTGGCGGACACGGTGACGGGGCAGGCCCCACGAGCGGCGCTCAACACCTTTCTCAGCACCGTCACCTGGGGCCGCGCCGGGGCTGCCG GCGAGTGGGAGTGGGTGAGCGACCGCCCGTCCCTGCGCCCCCCGTGCCCCGGCGCCCTCAGCTACTACAGCCGCCACGGCCGGGACCCCGCCTTCACCGAGGCCGGCCCGGGCCGGCGCTTCCGTGACCTCCACGCCCGCCACCTGCGGCTGCTGGAGTGGCCGGGCCGGCCGCACGACGCCTTGTCGGTGCCCGGGGAGCCCGGCAAACGCTACCACCTGATCCTGCCCTCCTTCTTCCGCCTCCTGGACACGCTGCACCGGGATGGCAGGGCCTTCGCTGTTGTCTTCAGGACCTTCGGCACCGACCTGCCCCGCGCCCTGCAGGCCGTCAGCAGCGCTCTGGACGGGCAGCACCCCCAGTTCCCTGCCCTGCGGGACGTGGCG ctccctgtggaCCTTACCCCTGGCCAGATACGCTGCAGCAAGCGAGAGGTGGTGCTAACACGGGGAGCAGAGCGTCTGGCCACCCGGGAAGACAGAAGAAAGCTTTACAACTACTTCAGCTCCTTTGAGGGAATTGGAGGCTTCCAAGACCACTTTGACTG GTGGGCTAGAAATCAGTTCTCTTCCCAGGGTGGGAAGCCCCTGTGGATAGACCCCCATGATCCTGACATTCACCACATCTTCATTGATGACAATATCCGGCTGGACGATGGAGACACCATTGTCCATCCCCAG gtgTTCTGGGAGCAGGGCATCAGCAGTCCCAGGAGTGTGCCCACCTCGGCGCTGTACAACATTTGCCTGGTGCAAACCAATCTGCTGGAGGCCATTGCTGATGAGGACTATTTCCTGCGCTGTGTGAGGAGGTGCGAGGAGAACTACGACCACTACCTGGCCTGCATGGAGAAGGACAACCCAAGCCAGCAATGGGATGGACATTGA
- the LOC137480783 gene encoding uncharacterized protein isoform X1, whose product MSGGAGRRRRLVLHVDLNNTVVVADTVTGQAPRAALNTFLSTVTWGRAGAAGEWEWVSDRPSLRPPCPGALSYYSRHGRDPAFTEAGPGRRFRDLHARHLRLLEWPGRPHDALSVPGEPGKRYHLILPSFFRLLDTLHRDGRAFAVVFRTFGTDLPRALQAVSSALDGQHPQFPALRDVALPVDLTPGQIRCSKREVVLTRGAERLATREDRRKLYNYFSSFEGIGGFQDHFDWWARNQFSSQGGKPLWIDPHDPDIHHIFIDDNIRLDDGDTIVHPQLCRAVPIAVMVTE is encoded by the exons atgagcggcggggccgggcgacGGCGGCGCCTGGTTCTGCACGTGGACCTCAACAACACGGTGGTGGTGGCGGACACGGTGACGGGGCAGGCCCCACGAGCGGCGCTCAACACCTTTCTCAGCACCGTCACCTGGGGCCGCGCCGGGGCTGCCG GCGAGTGGGAGTGGGTGAGCGACCGCCCGTCCCTGCGCCCCCCGTGCCCCGGCGCCCTCAGCTACTACAGCCGCCACGGCCGGGACCCCGCCTTCACCGAGGCCGGCCCGGGCCGGCGCTTCCGTGACCTCCACGCCCGCCACCTGCGGCTGCTGGAGTGGCCGGGCCGGCCGCACGACGCCTTGTCGGTGCCCGGGGAGCCCGGCAAACGCTACCACCTGATCCTGCCCTCCTTCTTCCGCCTCCTGGACACGCTGCACCGGGATGGCAGGGCCTTCGCTGTTGTCTTCAGGACCTTCGGCACCGACCTGCCCCGCGCCCTGCAGGCCGTCAGCAGCGCTCTGGACGGGCAGCACCCCCAGTTCCCTGCCCTGCGGGACGTGGCG ctccctgtggaCCTTACCCCTGGCCAGATACGCTGCAGCAAGCGAGAGGTGGTGCTAACACGGGGAGCAGAGCGTCTGGCCACCCGGGAAGACAGAAGAAAGCTTTACAACTACTTCAGCTCCTTTGAGGGAATTGGAGGCTTCCAAGACCACTTTGACTG GTGGGCTAGAAATCAGTTCTCTTCCCAGGGTGGGAAGCCCCTGTGGATAGACCCCCATGATCCTGACATTCACCACATCTTCATTGATGACAATATCCGGCTGGACGATGGAGACACCATTGTCCATCCCCAG ctctgcagggctgtccccatTGCAGTGATGGTGACAGAGTAG
- the LOC137480783 gene encoding uncharacterized protein isoform X2: MSGGAGRRRRLVLHVDLNNTVVVADTVTGQAPRAALNTFLSTVTWGRAGAAGEWEWVSDRPSLRPPCPGALSYYSRHGRDPAFTEAGPGRRFRDLHARHLRLLEWPGRPHDALSVPGEPGKRYHLILPSFFRLLDTLHRDGRAFAVVFRTFGTDLPRALQAVSSALDGQHPQFPALRDVALPVDLTPGQIRCSKREVVLTRGAERLATREDRRKLYNYFSSFEGIGGFQDHFDWWARNQFSSQGGKPLWIDPHDPDIHHIFIDDNIRLDDGDTIVHPQHQAICLIKEFLF; encoded by the exons atgagcggcggggccgggcgacGGCGGCGCCTGGTTCTGCACGTGGACCTCAACAACACGGTGGTGGTGGCGGACACGGTGACGGGGCAGGCCCCACGAGCGGCGCTCAACACCTTTCTCAGCACCGTCACCTGGGGCCGCGCCGGGGCTGCCG GCGAGTGGGAGTGGGTGAGCGACCGCCCGTCCCTGCGCCCCCCGTGCCCCGGCGCCCTCAGCTACTACAGCCGCCACGGCCGGGACCCCGCCTTCACCGAGGCCGGCCCGGGCCGGCGCTTCCGTGACCTCCACGCCCGCCACCTGCGGCTGCTGGAGTGGCCGGGCCGGCCGCACGACGCCTTGTCGGTGCCCGGGGAGCCCGGCAAACGCTACCACCTGATCCTGCCCTCCTTCTTCCGCCTCCTGGACACGCTGCACCGGGATGGCAGGGCCTTCGCTGTTGTCTTCAGGACCTTCGGCACCGACCTGCCCCGCGCCCTGCAGGCCGTCAGCAGCGCTCTGGACGGGCAGCACCCCCAGTTCCCTGCCCTGCGGGACGTGGCG ctccctgtggaCCTTACCCCTGGCCAGATACGCTGCAGCAAGCGAGAGGTGGTGCTAACACGGGGAGCAGAGCGTCTGGCCACCCGGGAAGACAGAAGAAAGCTTTACAACTACTTCAGCTCCTTTGAGGGAATTGGAGGCTTCCAAGACCACTTTGACTG GTGGGCTAGAAATCAGTTCTCTTCCCAGGGTGGGAAGCCCCTGTGGATAGACCCCCATGATCCTGACATTCACCACATCTTCATTGATGACAATATCCGGCTGGACGATGGAGACACCATTGTCCATCCCCAG CATCAGGCTATTTGTCTGATCAAGGAGTTCCTCTTTTAG
- the CCDC71 gene encoding coiled-coil domain-containing protein 71, whose translation MNIAVNNEEEKAVHSWSRISSAGQKVLEEALRVFNPMSKDLSDTETQLVAFIQGLKEEGYQPTILRSKDVYGYSSCTAVTPSQTEENTQRNCAGTTEPAQSPARKSVAKVAPLSTSIPVSSLKVSSQPVSKGDSTNLLLRSLKQTGSGTSKAATVGFPTSMYPDVYPAMRLSVVLEALVPLKTATSCLESKYTQRRLGISPSDLKLLKTSSPPRQFSSGKSTKITEGKGYKRSVKKAPDSATRALKLLKGPKGGVLQESNACKASGVLNGRVAGSSSQDCTTAPQPKTLKIKDKEVLMGKTEWKDSSTYQESTGQKKRRATEAKEAPQRKKANTIPVRKKAQQAQNAFHLLKFRTIKVGNSSSDDEVRRRAQKILRVNLSPVIQIQPLFHSHSVP comes from the coding sequence ATGAATATTGCAGTGAAcaatgaggaagaaaaagctgTCCATTCCTGGTCAAGAATTTCCTCTGCAGGACAGAAAGTGCTGGAGGAAGCCCTCCGAGTCTTCAACCCGATGTCCAAGGACCTTTCGGACACAGAGACCCAGCTGGTGGCCTTCATCCAAGGCCTGAAGGAGGAGGGCTACCAGCCCACCATTCTGCGGAGTAAGGATGTGTACGGGTATAGCTCGTGCACGGCAGTCACGCCGAGTCAGacagaagaaaacacacagcGCAACTGTGCCGGCACCACTGAGCCCGCCCAGAGTCCAGCCAGGAAATCAGTGGCAAAAGTGGCCCCTTTGTCCACCAGCATTCCAGTGAGCTCTTTGAAAGTCTCCAGTCAACCAGTCTCCAAAGGGGATTCCACAAATCTCCTGCTGAGGTCCTTGAAGCAGACAGGATCGGGCACATCCAAAGCAGCGACAGTGGGCTTCCCTACAAGCATGTATCCTGATGTGTATCCAGCTATGAGGCTGTCAGTGGTTCTGGAAGCCCTGGTGCCACTGAAAACTGCAACATCCTGTTTGGAGTCCAAGTACACACAGAGACGTCTTGGAATCTCTCCCTCAGACCTTAAACTCCTCAAGACTTCAAGTCCACCAAGGCAGTTTTCTTCAGGCAAGAGCACTAAAATAACTGAAGGCAAGGGGTACAAGCGTTCGGTTAAGAAAGCACCCGATTCTGCCACCCGTGCTTTAAAGCTTCTGAAGGGACCAAAGGGTGGAGTGCTGCAGGAGAGCAATGCCTGCAAAGCCTCTGGAGTTCTCAATGGAAGAGTTGCAGGCAGCTCATCCCAGGACTGCACCACAGCACCACAGCCCAAGACCTTGAAAATCAAAGATAAGGAAGTTCTGATGGGAAAAACAGAGTGGAAGGACAGCAGCACTTACCAGGAGAGCACTGGGCAGAAGAAGAGAAGAGCTACAGAGGCAAAAGAAGcaccacagaggaaaaaagcaaataccATTCCTGTCCGAAAGAAAGCTCAACAAGCGCAGAACGCTTTCCACCTGCTGAAATTCCGGACCATCAAGGTGGGCAATTCTTCCTCTGATGATGAAGTGAGGAGGAGAGCACAGAAGATTCTTAGGGTCAACCTGTCCCCTGTGATCCAAATTCAGCCCTTGTTCCACTCTCATAGTGTCCCCTGA